From a region of the Zingiber officinale cultivar Zhangliang chromosome 4B, Zo_v1.1, whole genome shotgun sequence genome:
- the LOC121978012 gene encoding uncharacterized protein At3g28850-like, with product MGCTISKRNRRDRRRPPASTLARSQSLPLDRKSNAATGGEARHVVGLASSTLGQDSAVAADEVKHCAEKEAVVEGNADVSTTIAKGKLWSEKMSERIPKTPTETPPNEPEAIDAAALMAGLEEAATARFSVTTFVDRHSFSFYPIHDSQTVLKSVQSTTIWSTGVTFQSPLWKPAASKIDDNGITAGDFDPEVLSAFRKAMEELSPQHPCLLRSPESRTLFYQDRIDPKKPNPKPGKAAEQGKVVLYFTSLRGVRKTYEDCFLVRMILKSYGVRVDERDVSMDRGFREELAVLTSEAGEKQRKESLLPAVFANGGYVGGVEEVRRMHEDGQLQGALDGCEMAAPGEGGRPCEGCGDIRFVVCEKCSGSCKVPAAEAEPEEEEEEVVEAAAEEAEWEDLGGGFRRCGACNENGLVRCPVCCL from the coding sequence ATGGGATGCACGATCTCGAAGCGAAACCGGCGCGATCGCCGGCGTCCGCCGGCGTCTACTCTTGCCAGAAGCCAGTCTCTTCCCCTGGACCGCAAGTCCAATGCCGCAACCGGAGGGGAGGCCCGCCACGTCGTCGGCCTCGCTTCATCCACTCTCGGCCAGGACTCGGCCGTCGCCGCCGACGAGGTGAAGCATTGCGCCGAGAAGGAGGCCGTCGTCGAGGGGAATGCGGACGTGTCTACTACGATTGCGAAGGGTAAACTTTGGTCGGAGAAGATGAGCGAGAGAATTCCGAAGACGCCGACCGAGACACCGCCGAACGAGCCGGAGGCCATCGACGCCGCGGCGCTCATGGCCGGGTTGGAGGAGGCCGCCACCGCTCGCTTCTCCGTCACCACCTTCGTCGACCGCCACTCCTTCTCCTTCTACCCGATTCACGATTCCCAGACCGTTCTCAAATCGGTCCAAAGCACGACCATCTGGAGCACAGGCGTGACTTTTCAATCCCCGCTCTGGAAGCCGGCGGCGTCGAAGATCGACGATAATGGAATAACCGCCGGAGATTTCGATCCTGAGGTACTCTCCGCGTTCAGAAAAGCCATGGAGGAGCTCTCTCCGCAGCACCCCTGCCTCCTCCGTTCACCGGAGTCGCGGACTCTTTTCTACCAAGACAGAATCGATCCCAAGAAGCCGAATCCGAAGCCGGGCAAGGCGGCGGAGCAGGGGAAGGTGGTGCTCTACTTCACCAGCCTCCGCGGCGTGCGGAAGACGTACGAGGACTGCTTCCTCGTGCGAATGATCTTGAAAAGCTACGGCGTTCGCGTCGACGAGCGGGACGTGTCGATGGACAGAGGATTCAGGGAGGAGCTCGCTGTGCTGACCAGCGAGGCAGGGGAGAAGCAGAGGAAGGAGAGTCTCCTGCCGGCGGTGTTCGCGAACGGAGGGTACGTGGGGGGAGTAGAAGAGGTGCGGCGGATGCACGAGGACGGGCAGCTGCAGGGGGCGTTGGACGGGTGCGAAATGGCGGCGCCCGGCGAGGGCGGCCGGCCGTGCGAGGGGTGTGGGGACATAAGGTTTGTGGTCTGCGAGAAGTGCTCGGGGAGCTGCAAGGTGCCGGCCGCGGAGGCAGAgccggaggaggaggaagaagaagtggtgGAGGCGGCTGCGGAGGAGGCGGAGTGGGAAGACTTAGGCGGCGGTTTCCGGCGCTGCGGGGCGTGCAACGAAAACGGATTGGTCAGGTGCCCTGTTTGCTGTCTTTGA